A stretch of the Bradyrhizobium arachidis genome encodes the following:
- a CDS encoding AsmA family protein: MRVVKFAGATIAAVIIVIALVLMVGIPSGFLNSAIASKVESATGYRLTIAGTTKISLWPTLNVTLNDLTLQDPKDRSGISRLTVESVQADMSLSSAWSGRPKISELVITHPVLYQQLLRERLPNATASKPAMPLDAGGATIDRIRISDGEVAFAAVRDRIENRLSAINADATIGADRKVNFKGTARAGDYPVKFDIKATTPAPPIERQSIPLDFAIDMPDLLRSQLAGHAEVRLNGPLVMINSLTGALGNGAFNGWASVDIASKPLVKLDLAFQQLDIPLAKPASGAPSQPWSDKPINVSGLNYVDAQVRISASEATVGEARFAPLALDVKLAGGVLKAGTANLGAYDGQVSGEVILDATSGAPSFAMHSDIVGVRALPLLKGLADFDRLDGKLQAKIAVRSAGISQRALMANMQGTVFANFQDGAIRGINVAQMIRSLTSGTLSGWQDSQEQSTDLTQLSASFRIDKGQAVTTDLNLVGPLVRVTGVGTIDLGTKLMAFRVEPKLVMTTQGQGSTLNPVGFGIPVMIDGSWSQPRIYPDMAGMLDNPDAAYAKLREMGKGLFGPDGGGLGNILGSLGLGGNAPGGTTSTAPSTNSQGQPQQPAQNNPLGGPLGEAIGNLIQQGLSGQGGAAPGTSPGTSPSTGTSRSRGMPATPTAPEPQASPAPPTQAPVQAPTQAEPPLAQQDSQPMNDLLRQLFNR, encoded by the coding sequence ATGAGAGTTGTGAAATTCGCCGGCGCTACGATCGCCGCGGTCATCATCGTCATCGCGCTCGTCCTGATGGTCGGAATCCCTTCGGGCTTCCTGAACTCGGCGATCGCCTCAAAGGTCGAGAGCGCGACCGGCTATCGCCTGACGATCGCGGGCACGACCAAGATCAGCCTGTGGCCGACGCTGAACGTGACGCTGAACGATCTCACGCTGCAGGACCCGAAGGATCGCAGCGGCATCAGCCGCCTGACGGTCGAGAGCGTGCAGGCCGACATGTCGCTGTCGAGCGCCTGGTCGGGCCGGCCGAAGATCAGCGAGCTGGTGATTACCCATCCCGTGCTCTACCAGCAGCTGCTGCGCGAGCGCCTGCCGAATGCGACCGCATCGAAGCCGGCAATGCCGCTGGACGCCGGCGGCGCGACCATCGATCGCATCCGGATCAGCGATGGCGAAGTGGCGTTCGCCGCCGTGCGCGACCGCATCGAGAACCGCCTCAGTGCCATCAATGCCGACGCCACCATCGGCGCCGACCGCAAGGTGAACTTCAAGGGCACGGCGCGCGCCGGCGACTACCCGGTCAAGTTCGACATCAAGGCGACGACGCCGGCACCGCCGATCGAGAGGCAATCGATCCCGCTCGACTTTGCGATCGACATGCCCGATCTGCTGCGATCGCAGCTCGCCGGCCACGCCGAGGTGCGGCTCAACGGACCGCTGGTGATGATCAACAGCCTCACTGGCGCGCTCGGCAACGGCGCCTTCAACGGCTGGGCTTCGGTCGACATCGCAAGCAAGCCGCTGGTGAAGCTCGACCTCGCCTTCCAGCAACTCGATATTCCACTGGCGAAGCCGGCGAGCGGTGCGCCCTCACAGCCCTGGAGCGACAAGCCGATCAACGTCTCCGGCCTCAACTATGTCGATGCGCAGGTGCGGATCTCGGCCAGCGAAGCCACCGTCGGCGAGGCGCGCTTCGCGCCGCTGGCGCTCGACGTCAAGCTGGCCGGCGGCGTGCTGAAGGCCGGTACGGCCAATCTCGGTGCCTATGACGGCCAGGTCTCCGGCGAAGTGATTCTGGACGCGACCAGCGGCGCACCGAGCTTTGCCATGCATTCCGACATCGTCGGCGTGCGCGCGTTGCCGCTTCTGAAGGGGCTTGCCGATTTCGACCGGCTCGACGGCAAGCTGCAGGCGAAGATCGCGGTGCGCTCCGCCGGCATCAGCCAGCGCGCCCTGATGGCGAACATGCAGGGCACGGTGTTCGCCAATTTCCAGGACGGCGCCATCCGCGGCATCAACGTCGCGCAGATGATCCGCTCGCTGACCTCAGGCACGCTCTCGGGCTGGCAGGACAGCCAGGAACAGAGCACCGACCTCACCCAGCTCTCCGCTTCCTTCCGCATCGACAAGGGCCAGGCGGTGACGACCGATCTCAATCTGGTCGGACCGCTGGTGCGCGTCACCGGCGTGGGCACGATCGACCTCGGCACCAAGCTGATGGCGTTTCGCGTCGAGCCGAAACTGGTGATGACGACCCAGGGCCAGGGCTCCACGCTCAATCCGGTCGGTTTTGGCATTCCCGTGATGATCGACGGCTCCTGGTCGCAGCCGCGCATCTATCCGGATATGGCGGGCATGCTCGACAATCCCGACGCGGCCTACGCAAAGCTTCGCGAGATGGGCAAGGGCCTGTTCGGCCCCGACGGCGGAGGCCTCGGCAATATCTTGGGCAGCCTCGGGCTTGGCGGCAACGCGCCCGGAGGTACCACCAGCACCGCCCCCTCCACCAATTCGCAAGGGCAGCCGCAACAGCCGGCGCAGAACAATCCGCTCGGCGGGCCGCTTGGCGAGGCGATCGGCAATCTGATCCAGCAGGGCCTCTCAGGACAAGGCGGCGCTGCCCCGGGCACGAGCCCCGGCACCAGCCCCAGCACCGGTACGAGCCGCAGCCGCGGCATGCCGGCCACCCCGACTGCGCCCGAGCCGCAGGCCTCGCCCGCACCGCCCACCCAAGCCCCCGTTCAAGCCCCCACCCAAGCCGAGCCACCGCTGGCGCAACAGGACAGCCAGCCCATGAACGACCTGCTGCGGCAACTGTTCAACCGCTGA
- a CDS encoding Crp/Fnr family transcriptional regulator translates to MSKQAEFAVILKMNPMFADLGADELQRLSNLCHTQHLANGEVLFQKGDPGDALFGVRRGQIRIETGASDGSRLTLNFMGPGDLFGEVAVLDGQNRTADATAGEASELFVLRREDFLAFLEREPKVAIKIIMLLCQRIRWQSERMEESMLQPLPVRLARRLCALAADYGSEVHISQEQLGVFVGAARESVNRQLQSWRKEAILDLQRGRILLKNMTKLTSIARNE, encoded by the coding sequence ATGAGCAAACAGGCCGAATTTGCGGTCATTCTGAAGATGAACCCGATGTTCGCGGATCTCGGCGCGGACGAATTGCAGCGGCTGTCCAACCTCTGCCACACCCAGCATCTGGCGAATGGCGAGGTGCTGTTCCAGAAGGGTGACCCCGGCGATGCGCTGTTCGGCGTCCGCCGCGGCCAGATCCGGATCGAGACCGGCGCCTCCGACGGCAGCCGGCTGACGCTGAACTTCATGGGGCCGGGCGACCTGTTCGGCGAGGTCGCGGTGTTGGACGGGCAGAACCGCACCGCGGATGCGACCGCGGGCGAGGCCAGCGAATTGTTCGTGCTGCGGCGCGAGGATTTTCTCGCCTTCCTCGAGCGCGAACCGAAGGTCGCGATCAAAATCATCATGCTGCTCTGCCAGCGCATCCGCTGGCAGAGCGAGCGCATGGAGGAATCCATGCTGCAGCCCCTGCCGGTGCGGCTGGCCCGGAGGCTTTGTGCGCTCGCGGCCGATTACGGCTCCGAGGTGCATATCTCGCAGGAGCAGCTCGGCGTCTTCGTCGGCGCGGCCCGCGAGAGTGTCAACCGCCAGCTTCAGTCCTGGCGCAAGGAGGCGATCCTCGACCTCCAGCGCGGGCGGATATTGCTGAAGAACATGACCAAGCTGACGTCGATCGCGCGGAACGAGTAG
- a CDS encoding efflux RND transporter permease subunit, which translates to MALNISAWSIRNPLPSVVFSIILLILGWVSFTKLAVTRLPSADIPVISVAVSQFGAAPAELESQVTKTIEDAVSGVEGVRHITSSITDGLSLTTIQFALETNTDRALNDVKDAVTRVRSNLPQNVTEPLIQRVDVIGLPIVTYAAISPGKTPEQLSYFVDDVVKRALQGVRGVAQVERIGGVEREILVSLDPDRLQAMGLTAVNVSQSLRGTNVDVAGGRAEIGKNDQAIRTLAGAKTLSDLAGTMIPLFGGGEVRLDDLGTVTDTIADRRTFARFNGEPVVALGIKRSKGASDVVVAAAVQKRIDALKAAYPDVDLKLIDTSVEYTKGNYEAAISTLFEGAILAVVIVLLFLRDLRATIIAAISLPLSIFPAFWAMDLLGFSLNLVSFLAITLSTGILVDDAIVEIENIVRHMNMGKSPYRAALEAADEIGLAVIAISLTIIAIFAPASFMSGIAGQFFKQFGITVSVQVFFSLLAARFVTPVLAAYFLKHHTHEEPPPGRVLRTYHRIVAWSVRHYFITVLIGLGVFAASIWSITLLPQGFLPAQDSARSLLAIELPPGTQLAYTEKVTEDIVAQLRKRSEVKSIFVDGGRVPPGTQEVRRAALIINYTPKHDRKITQRELEFSISQELENVPDIRFWFLDENGLRAISLVVTGVDANIVNNVASELATQMKRIPTISNVISETALERPELRIQPRADLAARLGVSTEGLSQTIRVATIGDVGPALAKFDVGDRLVPIRVQLEDAARGNLKTIEQLRVPLGEHGEKGGVPLSVIADVKLDQGPTSISRYDRERQATVAADLVGSAALGDATKKIYELPVMKSLPKGVRVSPSGDAESLNELSEGFATAITAGLMMVYAVLVLLFGTFLQPITILFSLPLSIGGAIAALLVTGKQLTTPVWIGILMLMGIVTKNAIMLVEFAIEAIHAGKRREEAMIDAGMKRARPIVMTTIAMAAGMMPSALAVGAGGEFRSPMALAVIGGLLFSTVLSLVFVPAMFMVMDDLGALIWRFGKRLIVPSADADHDTAHAAPAGSAPTAATPAPKGLVHPAAE; encoded by the coding sequence ATGGCTCTCAATATCTCGGCATGGTCGATCCGCAATCCCCTGCCTTCCGTCGTCTTTTCAATCATCCTGCTGATCCTCGGCTGGGTCTCCTTCACCAAGCTCGCGGTGACGCGGCTGCCCTCGGCCGACATCCCCGTGATCTCGGTTGCGGTCTCGCAATTCGGCGCCGCGCCTGCGGAGCTTGAATCCCAGGTCACCAAGACCATCGAAGACGCGGTCTCCGGCGTCGAAGGCGTCCGGCACATCACCTCGTCGATAACAGACGGTCTGTCGCTGACCACGATCCAGTTCGCGCTCGAGACCAACACCGATCGCGCGCTCAACGACGTCAAGGACGCCGTCACGCGCGTGCGCTCCAACCTGCCGCAGAACGTCACCGAGCCGCTGATCCAGCGCGTCGACGTGATCGGCCTGCCGATCGTCACCTACGCCGCGATCTCGCCCGGCAAGACGCCGGAGCAGCTCTCCTACTTCGTCGACGACGTGGTCAAGCGCGCGCTGCAGGGCGTGCGCGGCGTTGCCCAGGTCGAGCGCATCGGCGGTGTCGAGCGCGAGATTCTGGTCTCGCTCGATCCGGATCGGCTGCAGGCGATGGGGCTGACCGCCGTCAATGTCAGCCAGAGCCTGCGCGGCACCAATGTCGACGTCGCCGGCGGCCGCGCCGAAATCGGCAAGAACGACCAGGCGATCCGGACGCTGGCCGGCGCCAAGACGCTGAGCGACCTCGCCGGCACCATGATCCCGCTGTTCGGCGGCGGCGAGGTGCGGCTCGACGACCTCGGCACCGTCACCGACACCATCGCGGACCGCCGCACCTTCGCCCGCTTCAACGGCGAGCCGGTGGTCGCGCTCGGCATCAAGCGCTCCAAGGGCGCCAGCGACGTGGTGGTCGCGGCCGCCGTGCAGAAGCGCATCGATGCGCTGAAGGCGGCCTATCCCGACGTCGACCTGAAGCTGATCGACACCTCGGTCGAATACACCAAGGGCAATTACGAAGCGGCGATCTCGACCCTGTTCGAGGGCGCCATCCTCGCGGTCGTGATCGTGCTGTTGTTCCTGCGCGATTTGCGCGCCACCATCATCGCTGCGATCTCGCTGCCGCTGTCGATCTTCCCGGCCTTCTGGGCGATGGACCTCCTCGGCTTCTCGCTCAACCTCGTCAGCTTCCTCGCCATCACGCTATCGACAGGCATCCTGGTCGACGATGCCATCGTCGAGATCGAGAATATCGTGCGGCACATGAACATGGGCAAATCGCCCTACCGTGCTGCGCTCGAGGCCGCCGACGAAATCGGCCTTGCTGTGATCGCGATCTCGCTGACCATCATCGCGATCTTCGCGCCCGCGAGCTTCATGTCGGGCATTGCCGGACAGTTCTTCAAGCAGTTCGGCATCACGGTGTCGGTGCAGGTGTTCTTCTCGCTGCTCGCGGCGCGGTTCGTCACACCGGTGCTGGCGGCCTATTTCCTCAAACACCATACGCATGAGGAGCCGCCGCCGGGCCGCGTGCTGCGGACCTACCACCGCATCGTGGCGTGGTCGGTCAGGCACTATTTCATCACCGTGCTGATCGGCCTCGGCGTCTTCGCCGCCTCGATCTGGAGCATCACGCTGCTGCCGCAGGGCTTCCTGCCGGCGCAGGACAGCGCGCGCTCGCTGCTTGCGATCGAGCTGCCGCCCGGCACCCAGCTCGCCTACACCGAAAAGGTCACCGAGGACATCGTCGCGCAACTGCGCAAGCGCTCCGAGGTGAAAAGCATCTTCGTCGACGGCGGCCGCGTCCCGCCCGGGACGCAGGAGGTGCGCCGCGCCGCCCTGATCATCAACTACACGCCGAAGCACGACCGCAAGATCACCCAGCGCGAGCTCGAATTCTCGATCAGCCAGGAGCTGGAGAACGTCCCCGACATCCGTTTCTGGTTCCTCGACGAGAACGGCCTGCGCGCAATCTCGCTGGTCGTGACCGGTGTGGACGCCAACATCGTCAACAACGTCGCCAGCGAGCTCGCGACGCAGATGAAGCGGATTCCGACCATCTCCAACGTGATCTCGGAAACCGCGCTGGAGCGGCCCGAGCTGCGCATCCAGCCGCGCGCCGATCTCGCCGCGCGGCTCGGCGTCTCGACCGAAGGCCTGTCGCAGACCATCCGCGTCGCGACCATCGGCGACGTCGGTCCGGCGCTTGCAAAGTTCGACGTCGGCGACCGCCTGGTGCCGATCCGCGTCCAGCTCGAGGACGCCGCGCGCGGCAATCTGAAGACGATCGAGCAGTTGCGCGTGCCGCTCGGCGAGCACGGCGAGAAGGGCGGCGTGCCGCTCTCGGTCATCGCCGACGTCAAGCTCGACCAGGGCCCGACCAGCATCAGCCGCTACGATCGCGAGCGGCAAGCCACCGTCGCCGCCGACCTCGTCGGCTCCGCGGCGCTCGGCGATGCCACCAAGAAGATCTACGAACTGCCGGTCATGAAGAGCCTGCCGAAGGGCGTGAGGGTCTCGCCGTCCGGCGACGCCGAGAGCCTCAACGAACTGTCGGAGGGCTTTGCCACTGCGATCACCGCGGGCCTGATGATGGTCTATGCCGTGCTGGTGCTGCTGTTCGGCACCTTCCTGCAGCCGATCACCATCCTGTTCTCGCTGCCGCTGTCGATCGGCGGCGCCATCGCCGCGCTGCTGGTGACAGGCAAGCAGCTCACCACCCCGGTGTGGATCGGCATTTTGATGCTGATGGGCATCGTCACCAAGAACGCGATCATGCTGGTGGAATTCGCCATCGAGGCGATCCATGCCGGCAAGCGGCGCGAGGAGGCGATGATCGACGCCGGCATGAAGCGCGCGCGCCCGATCGTGATGACGACGATCGCGATGGCGGCCGGCATGATGCCGAGCGCGCTGGCGGTCGGCGCCGGCGGCGAGTTCCGCTCGCCGATGGCGCTCGCGGTAATCGGCGGCCTCCTGTTCTCGACCGTGCTGTCGCTGGTCTTCGTGCCCGCGATGTTCATGGTGATGGACGATCTGGGCGCGCTGATCTGGCGTTTCGGCAAGCGGCTGATCGTGCCCAGCGCGGATGCCGACCACGACACGGCGCATGCTGCACCGGCCGGGTCGGCGCCAACAGCCGCGACGCCCGCGCCGAAGGGCCTCGTCCACCCGGCGGCGGAGTAG
- a CDS encoding efflux RND transporter periplasmic adaptor subunit, with product MNISEYLKPAGTVLFVVVLGVGYYWFENRHRPEAKETPGEALVVVTKSTNACFSDLVRVTGFFVPRREAVVSADQEGSRVTDLFVSEGTVVTENQELARLSPPPQMPGQPQRPGPQGPISLKASAPGLITEVRTIVGAPASPQAGPMFRIAVNNEIELDAQVPAVHMSKLNTGATVRISRDDAPDLIGRVRLVSPEIDRSTQLGRVRITVTNNPSLKVGMFARASIDAKRSCGVAVPKTAIDHLTIQVVKGNTVETRRVRVGLTSDSSTEILEGLDVGEIVVADAGSSLHDGDQIKTVFADEIDRSRVR from the coding sequence ATGAACATCTCCGAATATCTCAAGCCTGCGGGAACCGTGCTGTTCGTCGTCGTACTCGGCGTCGGTTATTACTGGTTCGAGAACCGCCATCGCCCCGAGGCGAAGGAAACGCCTGGCGAGGCGCTCGTGGTCGTGACGAAATCGACCAATGCGTGCTTCTCGGACCTGGTGCGGGTGACCGGCTTCTTCGTGCCGCGCCGCGAGGCCGTGGTCTCTGCCGACCAGGAAGGCTCGCGGGTCACCGACCTCTTCGTTTCAGAAGGCACGGTCGTCACCGAGAATCAGGAGCTGGCGCGGCTGAGCCCGCCGCCGCAAATGCCGGGACAGCCGCAGCGGCCGGGCCCGCAGGGTCCGATCTCGCTGAAAGCCTCGGCTCCCGGGCTCATCACCGAAGTCCGGACCATCGTCGGCGCTCCTGCCTCGCCGCAGGCCGGCCCGATGTTCCGCATCGCCGTCAACAACGAGATCGAGCTCGATGCGCAGGTGCCGGCGGTTCACATGTCCAAGCTCAATACCGGCGCGACCGTCCGCATCAGCCGTGACGACGCGCCCGATCTGATCGGGCGAGTGCGGCTGGTTTCGCCGGAGATCGACCGCTCGACGCAGCTCGGCCGCGTGCGGATCACGGTCACCAACAATCCCTCGTTGAAGGTCGGCATGTTCGCCCGCGCCTCGATCGACGCCAAGCGGAGCTGCGGCGTCGCGGTTCCCAAGACCGCCATTGACCATCTCACCATCCAGGTGGTCAAAGGAAACACGGTCGAGACGCGCCGGGTGCGGGTCGGGCTGACGTCTGACAGCTCAACGGAAATCCTGGAAGGGCTCGACGTCGGCGAAATCGTCGTGGCCGATGCCGGCTCTTCGCTGCACGATGGCGACCAGATCAAGACTGTCTTCGCCGATGAAATCGATCGATCGCGGGTACGCTGA
- a CDS encoding OmpA family protein produces MTFSAKGFTAILSVMTIGAALMLPPSGAFAGDEKTKNVSEDEIVRALAPPAKKPLTRGLSIGPQTEPAPSAAETKLIQSVRGRSTRSLSAVEREEIATAAKDKPNIDLEITFDYNSANISAKSMPSVQALGRALTNPDLKGSTFVVAGHTDAAGGETYNQDLSERRADSIKRYLIDKYSIPASDLVTVGYGKSKLKDPSQPMAEANRRVQVVNMENKTTASK; encoded by the coding sequence ATGACATTTTCCGCAAAGGGTTTTACCGCGATCCTCTCTGTCATGACGATCGGCGCGGCGCTGATGCTGCCGCCGTCGGGCGCATTCGCGGGTGACGAAAAGACCAAGAACGTCTCCGAAGACGAGATCGTGAGGGCATTGGCCCCGCCGGCGAAGAAGCCCCTGACCCGCGGCCTGTCGATCGGCCCGCAAACCGAGCCGGCCCCGAGTGCGGCGGAGACCAAGCTTATCCAGTCCGTCCGCGGCCGTTCGACGCGCTCGCTCTCGGCCGTCGAGCGTGAGGAAATCGCGACCGCCGCCAAGGACAAGCCGAATATCGATCTCGAGATCACCTTCGACTACAACTCGGCCAACATCAGTGCCAAGTCGATGCCGTCGGTGCAGGCGCTCGGCCGCGCCCTGACCAATCCCGATCTCAAGGGCTCGACCTTCGTCGTCGCCGGCCATACCGACGCCGCGGGCGGCGAGACCTATAATCAGGATCTTTCGGAGCGCCGGGCGGATTCGATCAAGCGCTATCTGATCGACAAGTACAGCATCCCCGCCTCCGACCTCGTCACCGTCGGCTACGGCAAGAGCAAGCTGAAGGATCCGAGCCAGCCGATGGCCGAGGCCAACCGACGCGTGCAAGTCGTCAACATGGAAAACAAGACCACCGCATCGAAGTGA
- a CDS encoding caspase family protein — MKIRFLLLLPLMLSVIPTAPSVAAGDRFALVIGNAKYPDADTPLKEPLNDARDVADELKRDGFTVDIGENLTGDGMRRAFDKLYGKVKPGSVALVFFSGFGIQSARQSYMIPVDAQIWTESDVRRDGFSLETVLGEINTRGAGVKIALIDASRRNPFERRFRSYSAGLAPVIAPNGTLVMYSAALASVISDTGGDHSLFVQELLKEIRVPDLMAEETLNRTKMGVTRASRNEQVPWLSSSLAEDFSFIPGAHTSRPTATNVTPPATTPAPAPQPPAPPAVVANNPPPAPPPAPPAPPPLPKPPEVSVAPSPAPAPAPAPSPTPRPQIEAALPPPPPPVKPADTGTSPSAPVDTAALADDPTIKSLTAKIASNPDDVNALYRRGQVYASKGAYNLAIKDFDDTLRINPKDVEALNNRCWTRTVIGDLQGALKDCNEALRLRPNFVDALDSRGLVNLKSGAVKNAIADFDAALKINPRLTSSLYGRGIAKQRNGSASEGALDIANAKAMDPNIVQEFASYGVR, encoded by the coding sequence ATGAAAATTCGCTTCCTTCTGCTTTTGCCCCTCATGCTTTCGGTCATCCCGACCGCGCCATCCGTCGCCGCCGGCGACCGTTTTGCGCTGGTGATCGGCAACGCCAAATATCCGGATGCCGATACGCCGCTGAAGGAACCACTCAACGACGCCCGCGACGTCGCCGACGAGCTCAAGCGCGATGGTTTTACCGTCGACATCGGCGAGAACCTGACCGGCGACGGCATGCGCCGCGCCTTCGACAAGCTCTATGGCAAGGTCAAGCCGGGCTCGGTCGCGCTGGTGTTTTTCAGCGGCTTCGGCATCCAGTCGGCGCGCCAGAGCTACATGATCCCGGTCGATGCGCAGATCTGGACCGAATCCGACGTGCGCCGAGACGGTTTCAGCCTCGAAACCGTGCTGGGCGAGATCAATACGCGTGGCGCCGGCGTCAAGATCGCGCTGATCGATGCCTCAAGGCGCAACCCGTTCGAGCGGCGCTTCCGCAGCTACTCGGCAGGGCTGGCGCCGGTCATCGCGCCGAACGGCACGCTGGTGATGTATTCGGCCGCGCTCGCCTCGGTGATCTCGGATACCGGCGGCGACCACAGCCTGTTCGTGCAGGAACTGCTGAAGGAAATCCGCGTCCCCGACCTGATGGCCGAGGAAACGCTCAATCGCACCAAGATGGGCGTGACCCGCGCCTCGCGTAACGAGCAGGTGCCGTGGCTGTCCTCCTCGCTGGCGGAGGACTTCTCCTTCATCCCGGGCGCCCACACCTCACGCCCCACGGCGACCAATGTGACGCCGCCGGCAACGACGCCAGCGCCCGCGCCGCAGCCGCCTGCACCGCCTGCGGTCGTCGCCAACAACCCGCCCCCTGCGCCGCCTCCCGCTCCGCCGGCACCGCCGCCGCTGCCGAAGCCGCCGGAAGTCAGCGTTGCACCCTCGCCTGCGCCTGCACCTGCACCTGCGCCGTCACCCACGCCGAGGCCGCAGATCGAGGCCGCCCTTCCGCCGCCGCCCCCGCCGGTGAAGCCGGCCGATACCGGCACCAGCCCGAGCGCGCCGGTGGATACCGCCGCGCTGGCTGACGACCCGACCATCAAGAGCCTGACGGCCAAGATCGCCTCCAATCCGGACGACGTGAACGCGCTGTACCGGCGCGGTCAGGTCTATGCCAGCAAGGGCGCCTACAACCTCGCCATCAAGGATTTTGACGACACGCTGCGGATCAATCCGAAGGACGTCGAGGCCCTGAACAACCGTTGCTGGACCCGGACCGTGATCGGCGACCTCCAGGGTGCGCTGAAGGACTGCAACGAGGCGCTGCGGCTGCGCCCGAACTTCGTCGACGCGCTCGACAGCCGCGGCCTGGTGAACCTCAAATCCGGGGCGGTGAAGAACGCCATCGCCGATTTCGACGCCGCCTTGAAGATCAACCCGCGCTTGACCTCCTCGCTCTACGGGCGGGGTATCGCCAAGCAGCGCAACGGCTCGGCCTCCGAAGGCGCGCTCGATATTGCGAACGCCAAGGCGATGGACCCGAACATCGTCCAGGAATTCGCAAGTTACGGAGTACGTTGA
- a CDS encoding N-acyl homoserine lactonase family protein, with protein MGNVYEIYALRYATMSPRTPNMNFLSPDPHETTAQDLDYFVWLIRGQGRDILVDTGFNAEEASLRARKLTLNPVDALERFGVSASAIRDIIVTHLHYDHAGNLDRFPNARFHLQEREMAYATGRCMCNGLLRHPFSVEHVTLMVRHVYGERVSFYSGDGEVAPGVTVHRVGGHSDGLQVVRVETARGPVVLASDAAHYYANLQRKSPFPIVYNVGDMAVGWETIERLAGHPDRFIPGHDPLVTEIYPRASDKVDAWALHLAPSRSFAK; from the coding sequence ATGGGAAACGTCTACGAAATCTACGCGCTCCGTTACGCGACGATGTCGCCGCGCACGCCCAACATGAACTTCCTGTCGCCCGATCCGCACGAGACGACGGCGCAGGACCTGGACTACTTCGTCTGGCTGATCCGGGGACAGGGCCGCGATATCCTGGTCGATACCGGCTTCAACGCCGAGGAGGCCTCCTTACGCGCCCGCAAGCTGACGCTCAATCCGGTCGATGCGCTGGAGCGGTTCGGCGTGTCGGCGTCAGCGATTCGCGACATCATCGTGACACATCTGCATTACGATCACGCCGGCAATCTCGATCGCTTTCCGAACGCGCGTTTCCATCTCCAGGAGCGCGAGATGGCCTACGCGACCGGACGCTGCATGTGCAACGGCCTGCTGCGACATCCATTCTCGGTCGAACACGTCACGCTGATGGTGCGTCACGTCTATGGCGAGCGCGTCAGCTTCTATTCCGGCGACGGCGAGGTTGCACCCGGCGTGACGGTGCACCGCGTCGGCGGCCATTCCGACGGCTTGCAGGTGGTACGGGTCGAGACCGCGCGCGGGCCTGTCGTGCTGGCGTCCGATGCCGCGCACTACTACGCGAACCTGCAACGCAAAAGCCCGTTCCCGATCGTCTACAATGTCGGCGACATGGCAGTGGGTTGGGAGACGATCGAGCGTCTCGCCGGCCATCCCGACCGCTTCATCCCCGGCCATGATCCGCTCGTCACCGAGATCTATCCGCGCGCCAGCGACAAGGTCGATGCCTGGGCGCTGCATCTGGCGCCGTCGCGCTCGTTTGCGAAGTGA
- a CDS encoding class I SAM-dependent methyltransferase, giving the protein MTALAHAATLLVVIAATRAYATDIGYLAPPGVAANEFPSPQRPVAGIVSPRRSAEERRDALNEAGQIARVLELKPGMTVGDIGAGSGYHTVRLSRLVGPAGSVVAQDVTRDYLIELARRTERLKLTNVQFALGEPHDPRLPASSLDAAILVHMYHEIAQPYAFLYNLAPALKQGARVGIVDLELPTSKHGTPIELLRCELTAVGYREVTTSKLAGDGGYLAVFSPPEIAGRKSPRDIVACGDPSSTR; this is encoded by the coding sequence GTGACGGCACTGGCCCATGCAGCGACGCTCCTTGTGGTAATTGCCGCAACTCGCGCATACGCCACTGACATAGGTTATCTGGCTCCCCCCGGAGTCGCTGCAAACGAGTTTCCCTCACCGCAGCGCCCTGTTGCAGGGATTGTCAGCCCACGCCGCTCCGCCGAAGAGCGCCGCGACGCCCTCAATGAGGCCGGTCAGATCGCACGTGTTCTTGAATTGAAACCAGGCATGACAGTCGGCGACATTGGTGCAGGCAGTGGCTACCACACGGTCAGGCTCTCGCGCCTCGTCGGACCCGCCGGCTCTGTCGTAGCACAGGACGTCACGCGGGATTACCTCATCGAGCTCGCCAGGCGAACAGAACGTCTGAAGTTGACGAACGTGCAATTCGCGCTCGGCGAACCACACGACCCGCGCCTGCCCGCTTCCTCGCTGGATGCCGCAATCCTCGTGCACATGTATCACGAGATAGCCCAACCCTATGCCTTCCTCTACAATCTCGCGCCCGCCTTGAAGCAGGGTGCGCGGGTCGGAATTGTCGACCTTGAGCTTCCGACGTCGAAGCATGGCACGCCAATTGAGCTCTTGCGCTGCGAATTGACCGCCGTCGGCTATCGCGAGGTCACCACATCTAAGCTCGCAGGGGATGGAGGATACCTGGCGGTATTCTCTCCGCCGGAGATAGCGGGTCGAAAATCTCCTCGCGATATCGTTGCTTGTGGGGATCCTTCCAGCACTCGCTGA